Proteins co-encoded in one Actinomadura luteofluorescens genomic window:
- a CDS encoding glycoside hydrolase family 5 protein — protein MGAVLVLVAAGALIDPVGYFALLGMPGRVVPAARWQIVPLVVYAPLLLTGTAWVVATFGHLGRRARFATVWAGFVLTAVVAKAAMWVAATAPELGVADLLWSTSFTVPKAALYALVPAAVTLLARTGEREDGEPARRTHWPVAAISVSAVAVTGMWVASHWSRDLPDGLPSASPQGGVAGLLAGLVTLFLALARTQRTFARRSRTPSGAFLGGWLAALWAGIVLGAVQTAGLLILDGPGALLQTPAALWIRLGEGASLGVAFGWLPALLALPATGRAFRRAAGGASAATALSLAVAVAAMAGAVALAGPEPAPVARRPAAAPETELSPLRAVRGKRPRIVDSEGRQVLLRGVNVNQLVDFYAPRPGVPTTLPLGEDDFAQMAALGLNVVRLGVSWSRVEPGPGRYDEGYLRQIDRAVAWAKRHGLYMVIDMHQDGWSDLPTPAGTSCPFGTSPMDGYDGAPAWATKTDGAPRCQFTGRDISPAGNRAFTNFYYDRDGVQGRLVKAWGMLAARFGDDPAVAGFDPLNEPGFGEQAPLTSTLLLGRFYDRVLRAIRSAESRPHLLFAEPSIFWSGTGFDAIPRGSFRSDPDVVFAPHLYAESITMDASLGLPVMTSVEHGFALARRAAGDMPVWSGEWGFWGDAGSVAGRLRRYARQEDDSRIGGAFWVWKQACGDPQNGVEPTGNGLNNLDCATGRFLRRDAVAEQEISRAYPRVVPGILTSLRSLPGGRPGGKAAGPQELALTGKTTGGGCELDIWVPGEDRPAPAVTGIERIEARKAEGGWRVTGCARGSYRLTIS, from the coding sequence GTGGGTGCCGTTCTGGTACTGGTCGCGGCGGGGGCTCTGATCGATCCAGTCGGGTACTTCGCGTTGCTCGGAATGCCCGGACGGGTGGTACCAGCGGCGCGCTGGCAGATCGTTCCCCTGGTGGTCTACGCTCCGTTGCTGCTGACGGGCACGGCGTGGGTCGTGGCCACCTTCGGGCATCTGGGACGGCGGGCGCGCTTCGCGACGGTCTGGGCAGGGTTCGTGCTGACCGCCGTGGTCGCGAAGGCCGCCATGTGGGTCGCGGCGACGGCACCTGAACTGGGCGTCGCCGACCTGCTGTGGTCGACGAGTTTCACCGTGCCGAAAGCGGCCCTGTACGCGCTGGTCCCGGCGGCGGTCACCCTCCTTGCGCGTACGGGAGAGCGTGAGGACGGCGAGCCCGCCCGCCGGACGCACTGGCCGGTCGCGGCCATTAGCGTCTCGGCGGTGGCGGTGACCGGGATGTGGGTGGCGTCGCACTGGTCGCGGGACCTGCCGGACGGACTGCCATCGGCGTCCCCGCAGGGTGGGGTGGCCGGGCTCCTCGCCGGGCTGGTGACGCTGTTCCTAGCGCTCGCCCGCACCCAGCGAACCTTCGCACGCCGATCCCGCACGCCCTCGGGGGCCTTCCTCGGCGGATGGCTGGCCGCGCTCTGGGCGGGCATCGTCCTCGGCGCCGTCCAAACCGCCGGACTCCTGATCCTGGACGGGCCGGGCGCTCTCCTGCAGACGCCCGCGGCCCTGTGGATCAGGCTCGGAGAGGGCGCGTCCCTCGGCGTCGCCTTCGGCTGGCTGCCCGCACTGCTGGCCTTGCCCGCCACCGGCCGCGCGTTCAGGCGGGCGGCCGGTGGCGCCTCCGCCGCGACGGCCCTGAGCCTCGCGGTCGCGGTGGCGGCGATGGCCGGAGCCGTGGCCCTCGCCGGGCCGGAGCCCGCGCCCGTCGCCCGCAGACCCGCCGCCGCGCCGGAGACGGAGCTGTCACCGTTGCGGGCCGTCCGGGGGAAGCGGCCTCGCATCGTCGACAGTGAGGGCCGGCAGGTCCTGCTGCGCGGAGTGAACGTCAACCAGTTGGTGGACTTCTATGCGCCGCGCCCGGGAGTGCCGACGACACTGCCGCTCGGCGAGGACGATTTCGCGCAGATGGCGGCGCTCGGCCTGAACGTGGTGCGGCTGGGGGTGTCATGGTCACGGGTCGAACCGGGCCCCGGCCGGTACGACGAGGGTTATCTGCGGCAGATCGACCGGGCCGTGGCCTGGGCGAAGCGGCACGGACTGTACATGGTGATCGACATGCATCAGGACGGCTGGAGTGACCTGCCCACCCCGGCCGGAACCTCGTGCCCCTTCGGCACGTCCCCGATGGACGGCTACGACGGCGCACCCGCGTGGGCGACCAAGACCGACGGCGCGCCGCGCTGCCAGTTCACCGGACGCGACATCTCGCCCGCGGGGAACCGCGCGTTCACGAACTTCTACTATGACCGCGACGGTGTCCAGGGCCGCCTGGTGAAGGCGTGGGGCATGCTCGCCGCCCGCTTCGGCGACGACCCCGCGGTGGCCGGGTTCGACCCGCTCAACGAACCGGGCTTCGGTGAGCAGGCGCCGCTGACGTCGACGCTGCTGCTCGGCCGTTTCTACGACCGTGTCCTGCGGGCGATCCGCTCCGCCGAGTCCCGTCCCCATCTGCTGTTCGCCGAGCCGAGCATCTTCTGGTCCGGCACCGGGTTCGACGCGATCCCGCGGGGCTCCTTCCGGTCCGATCCCGACGTCGTCTTCGCGCCCCATCTGTACGCCGAGTCGATCACCATGGACGCCTCGCTCGGGCTGCCCGTCATGACCTCCGTTGAGCACGGCTTCGCCCTCGCGCGGCGGGCCGCCGGCGACATGCCGGTCTGGAGCGGCGAGTGGGGGTTCTGGGGCGATGCCGGGTCGGTGGCCGGCAGGCTGCGCCGCTACGCCCGCCAAGAGGACGACAGCAGGATCGGCGGAGCCTTCTGGGTGTGGAAACAGGCGTGCGGCGATCCGCAGAACGGCGTCGAGCCGACCGGGAACGGGCTCAACAACCTCGACTGCGCGACGGGACGCTTCCTGCGCCGCGACGCGGTGGCCGAACAGGAGATCTCGCGCGCCTACCCGCGCGTGGTCCCGGGCATCCTCACCTCGCTGCGGTCCCTTCCCGGCGGGCGGCCGGGCGGAAAGGCCGCCGGGCCGCAGGAACTCGCGCTCACCGGAAAGACAACGGGTGGCGGCTGTGAACTGGACATCTGGGTGCCGGGAGAAGACCGTCCCGCTCCCGCGGTCACCGGCATCGAGAGGATCGAAGCGAGAAAGGCCGAGGGCGGCTGGCGGGTCACCGGCTGCGCCCGCGGCTCGTACCGGCTGACGATCAGCTGA
- a CDS encoding M20/M25/M40 family metallo-hydrolase produces MIVVRQPTAEDEVVRLCQELIRIDTSNPGDHSGPGERAAAEYVAEKLEEVGLETQIFESHPGRASLVARIEGEDPSRDALLLHGHLDVVPARKEDWTRDPFGGEIADGCVWGRGAVDMKDMDAMILAVARQRLREGRKPPRDVVLAFLADEEAGGKWGAHWLVREHPELFEGCTEAVGEVGGFSLTVPGDRRMYLIETAEKGIAWMNLTAAGTAGHGSMVHPDNAVTALAAAVARLGAHEFPVRLTKSVRAFLERACMAYGVEFDPESPEKCLEEIGPLARMIGATLRNTLNPTRLDAGYKANVIPQTATAQVDGRFLPGHETEFFATVDELLGPDVQRDFIHHDIALETDYEGALVAAMEAALTSEDEGALPVPYCLSGGTDAKAFSTLGMRCFGFAPLKLPPELDFSGMFHGVDERVPVDGLRFGVRVLDKFLDRS; encoded by the coding sequence ATGATTGTGGTGCGGCAGCCGACCGCCGAGGACGAGGTCGTCCGGCTCTGCCAGGAGCTGATCCGGATCGACACCAGCAACCCGGGCGACCATTCGGGGCCGGGGGAGCGGGCCGCGGCGGAGTACGTCGCGGAGAAGCTGGAGGAGGTCGGGCTGGAGACCCAGATCTTCGAGTCGCATCCGGGACGGGCCAGCCTGGTAGCGCGGATCGAGGGGGAGGATCCGTCCCGGGACGCGCTCCTCCTGCACGGGCATCTCGACGTGGTGCCCGCGCGCAAGGAGGACTGGACGCGCGATCCGTTCGGCGGGGAGATCGCCGACGGGTGCGTCTGGGGGCGCGGGGCCGTGGACATGAAGGACATGGACGCGATGATCCTCGCGGTGGCGCGCCAGCGGCTGCGGGAGGGGCGCAAGCCTCCGCGGGACGTGGTGCTCGCCTTCCTGGCCGACGAGGAGGCCGGGGGGAAGTGGGGCGCGCACTGGCTGGTGCGGGAGCATCCCGAGCTGTTCGAGGGGTGCACCGAGGCCGTGGGGGAGGTCGGCGGGTTCAGCCTGACGGTGCCCGGGGACCGGCGGATGTACCTCATCGAGACGGCGGAGAAGGGCATCGCGTGGATGAACCTGACCGCCGCGGGGACGGCCGGGCACGGGTCGATGGTGCATCCGGACAACGCGGTCACGGCGCTCGCGGCGGCGGTCGCGCGGCTGGGGGCGCACGAGTTCCCGGTGCGGCTGACGAAGTCGGTGCGGGCGTTCCTGGAGCGGGCCTGCATGGCGTACGGCGTCGAATTCGATCCGGAAAGTCCGGAAAAGTGCCTTGAGGAGATCGGGCCGCTCGCGCGAATGATCGGCGCGACGCTGCGGAACACGCTCAATCCCACGCGGCTGGACGCCGGTTACAAGGCGAATGTGATTCCGCAGACCGCCACGGCTCAGGTGGACGGACGATTCCTTCCCGGGCATGAAACGGAATTCTTCGCGACGGTGGACGAACTTCTCGGTCCGGACGTTCAGCGGGATTTCATCCACCACGACATCGCGCTCGAGACGGACTACGAGGGTGCGCTCGTCGCCGCGATGGAAGCGGCGCTGACCTCGGAGGACGAGGGTGCGCTGCCGGTGCCGTACTGCCTGAGCGGCGGGACGGACGCCAAGGCGTTCTCCACGCTGGGCATGCGGTGCTTCGGTTTCGCGCCGCTGAAATTGCCCCCAGAGTTGGACTTTTCCGGAATGTTCCATGGCGTCGACGAGCGCGTTCCCGTGGACGGGCTGCGTTTCGGAGTGAGGGTGCTCGACAAATTCCTTGATCGCTCCTGA
- a CDS encoding chaplin family protein, whose amino-acid sequence MRTWAKGTSRAVLTAGFVALGVSAIPVNAFADVTTGSGGVLSGNQVNAPISAPVDVSGNGAALVGGSRAVSRGGAKVDQGGSGGGQRTSGKRGVASGNQVNAPISVPVNACGNAVAVVGGAQAGCEGGAKVKGSGNGGQTTDGTDGVLAGNQVKAPVSAPVNVCGNAVAVVGGALAGCDGGSQVKNGGNTGSKQQTSGVRAVGSGNQADVPISVPVDVCGNAVGNAVAACEGGASVRNGGHGTGRQTTSGVRGILSGNQGNAPISIPVTACGNAAALVGEAGALCEGGAHVRSGSGGDQQTSGVRGILSGNQGNAPISVPAEVCGNAAAVVGRAAAACDGQSLVKGSHGSGGKTSGDKGTGSGNQANAPVQVPAEVCGNAAAVVGAAAALCDEPGNGGYEPYSRTAGTAPRPGSKIDPPAVGGLDGVPVLNGGTGLAGALPARGRNQRTALDGDGAPVAVSLLDTRALPGGADLPAVNGRSASAGTGLPQVPGLPKVGVLPNVTGASQVLPGTKVIPQAQDLAGKSAPVRAGARRVRPDAKAPGTISVPAKPALPVDVHAVAAAGTAQVPDGIGRISPVASTQTITPGTRAGATLLAAVSGLLAAAAGTLALARRIRVGRR is encoded by the coding sequence ATGCGAACGTGGGCAAAGGGCACCTCCCGTGCCGTGCTGACCGCGGGCTTCGTCGCCCTCGGCGTGAGCGCCATCCCCGTCAACGCCTTCGCCGACGTCACGACCGGCAGCGGCGGAGTCCTGAGCGGCAACCAGGTGAACGCGCCGATCTCCGCGCCCGTCGACGTGAGCGGCAACGGCGCCGCGCTGGTCGGCGGCAGCCGGGCGGTGTCCCGCGGCGGCGCCAAGGTCGACCAGGGCGGCAGCGGCGGCGGCCAGCGGACGTCCGGCAAGCGCGGCGTCGCCTCCGGGAACCAGGTCAATGCCCCCATCTCGGTGCCGGTGAACGCCTGCGGCAACGCCGTCGCCGTCGTCGGCGGGGCGCAGGCGGGCTGCGAGGGCGGCGCCAAGGTCAAGGGCAGCGGCAACGGCGGCCAGACCACGGACGGCACGGACGGCGTCCTCGCGGGCAACCAGGTGAAGGCCCCGGTCTCCGCGCCGGTCAACGTGTGCGGCAACGCCGTCGCGGTCGTCGGCGGGGCGCTCGCGGGCTGCGACGGGGGCTCGCAGGTCAAGAACGGTGGGAACACCGGATCGAAGCAGCAGACGTCCGGCGTCCGCGCCGTCGGGAGCGGCAACCAGGCCGACGTTCCGATCAGCGTGCCCGTGGACGTCTGCGGCAACGCGGTCGGCAACGCGGTGGCGGCGTGCGAGGGCGGCGCCTCCGTCCGCAACGGCGGCCACGGGACCGGGCGGCAGACCACTTCCGGCGTGCGCGGGATCCTCTCCGGGAACCAGGGCAACGCCCCGATCAGCATCCCGGTGACGGCCTGCGGCAACGCCGCGGCGCTCGTCGGGGAGGCCGGCGCGCTGTGCGAGGGCGGCGCGCACGTGCGCAGCGGCTCCGGGGGCGACCAGCAGACCTCCGGGGTGCGCGGCATCCTGTCCGGGAACCAGGGCAACGCCCCGATCTCCGTTCCCGCCGAGGTCTGTGGCAACGCGGCGGCCGTCGTCGGCCGGGCGGCGGCGGCGTGCGACGGCCAGTCGCTCGTCAAGGGGTCGCACGGCTCCGGCGGCAAGACGTCCGGCGACAAGGGCACCGGCTCAGGGAACCAGGCGAACGCGCCGGTCCAGGTCCCCGCGGAGGTGTGCGGCAACGCCGCCGCCGTGGTCGGGGCGGCCGCCGCGCTGTGCGACGAGCCTGGCAACGGCGGGTACGAGCCCTACTCCCGGACGGCCGGCACCGCGCCGCGCCCCGGCTCGAAGATCGACCCGCCCGCGGTCGGCGGCCTCGACGGCGTTCCCGTCCTGAACGGCGGGACCGGCCTCGCCGGCGCCCTGCCGGCGCGGGGCCGCAACCAGCGCACCGCGCTCGACGGCGACGGGGCGCCGGTGGCGGTCTCGCTCCTGGACACCCGGGCCCTCCCGGGCGGCGCGGACCTCCCCGCGGTGAACGGCCGGAGTGCGTCGGCCGGCACGGGCCTGCCGCAGGTGCCCGGCCTGCCGAAGGTCGGCGTCCTCCCGAACGTGACGGGAGCGTCGCAGGTGCTTCCCGGGACGAAGGTGATTCCCCAGGCCCAGGACCTGGCCGGGAAGAGCGCGCCGGTGAGGGCCGGCGCGCGGCGCGTCCGGCCGGACGCGAAGGCGCCGGGCACGATCTCGGTGCCCGCGAAGCCGGCCCTCCCGGTCGACGTGCACGCCGTGGCGGCCGCCGGGACCGCGCAGGTGCCGGACGGGATCGGCCGGATCAGCCCGGTCGCGTCCACGCAGACGATCACGCCGGGGACCAGGGCGGGCGCGACGCTGCTGGCGGCGGTGTCGGGGCTGCTGGCCGCCGCGGCCGGGACCCTGGCGCTGGCCCGGCGGATCCGGGTGGGCCGCCGCTAG
- a CDS encoding DUF5703 family protein: MAEYTYLVLSLPRGTTRDAARRIMTEHAEHGGWELDRLRLYPDGRRRIQLRRKVIRAVRTF; the protein is encoded by the coding sequence ATGGCGGAGTACACCTACCTCGTCCTGTCACTGCCGCGCGGTACCACCCGTGACGCCGCCCGGCGGATCATGACCGAGCACGCGGAGCACGGCGGGTGGGAACTCGATCGCTTGCGCCTGTACCCGGACGGCCGCCGTCGTATTCAACTGCGCCGCAAGGTCATCCGCGCCGTCCGTACGTTCTGA
- the topA gene encoding type I DNA topoisomerase, with protein sequence MPAKNGTANSGRGNGAGTRLVIVESPAKAKTIAGYLGRGYIVESSIGHIRDLPGSASEVPAKYKGEPWAKLGVNVEHEFEPLYVVNSDKRQQVQKLKKLLAEADELFLATDEDREGEAIAWHLQDVLKPKVPVHRMVFNEITKDAIQRAAANPRQLNMRLVDAQETRRILDRLYGYEVSPVLWKKVMPKLSAGRVQSVATRLVVERERERIAFVPAHYWDIAAQFDTGKDEEPTAFKAGLVSVDGRRVAQGRDFGSDGALKTRDALHLDEAAATALAERLRGRPYEVKSVERKPYTRRPYPPFRTTTLQQEASRKLNYSAKYTMSVAQKLYENGFITYMRTDSITLSETAITAARRQAASLFGGEYVPDKPRVYTSKVKNAQEAHEAIRPAGETFRTPAETGLSGDQFRLYELIWKRTIASQMKDAAGQSVSIRVTGVSTRNERAEFGATGKTITFHGFLKAYVESADDPSTDRDDQERRLPNLAEGDPLTASAVDAEGHSTRPPARYTEASLVKELEEREIGRPSTYASIIGTILAREYVFKKGTALVPSFLAFAVVNLLEQHFGNLVDYDFTAHMEDGLDEIARGEAERVRWLTRFYFGDTGEEGLKELVGDIGDIDAKGISSFPIKGTDIMVRVGRYGPYLDRDGERVNIPEDIAPDELTAEKAEELFAQPSGDRELGTDPETGHMIVAKSGRFGPYVTEILPEPAPPADGKKRTKKADAAKPRTSSLFKSMSLDTITLDDALKLLSLPRTLGELDGEPVTAQNGRFGPYIKRGSDSRSLGSEDELFTVTLERAKELLAQPKQRGRRAAAAAPLRELGKDPASGEPVVVKEGRFGPYVTDGETNASLRKGDEVESITIQRAAELLAERREKVAAGGGKKKAAPRRRTSAKSGS encoded by the coding sequence GTGCCAGCCAAGAACGGCACCGCGAACAGTGGCCGGGGCAACGGGGCGGGAACGCGCCTGGTGATCGTCGAGTCGCCCGCGAAGGCGAAGACGATCGCCGGTTACCTGGGCCGCGGCTACATCGTGGAGTCCAGTATCGGCCATATCCGGGACCTGCCCGGAAGCGCCTCGGAGGTGCCGGCCAAGTACAAGGGCGAGCCGTGGGCGAAGCTCGGCGTGAACGTCGAGCACGAGTTCGAACCCCTCTACGTGGTCAACTCCGACAAGCGCCAGCAGGTCCAGAAGCTCAAGAAGCTGCTCGCCGAGGCCGACGAGCTCTTCCTCGCGACGGACGAGGACCGGGAGGGCGAGGCGATCGCCTGGCACCTCCAGGACGTCCTGAAGCCGAAGGTCCCCGTGCACCGGATGGTCTTCAACGAGATCACCAAGGACGCGATCCAGCGCGCCGCCGCGAACCCGCGCCAGCTGAACATGCGCCTGGTGGACGCGCAGGAGACGCGCCGCATCCTGGACCGCCTCTACGGGTACGAGGTCAGCCCCGTCCTGTGGAAGAAGGTCATGCCGAAGCTGTCGGCGGGCCGCGTGCAGTCGGTGGCGACGCGGCTGGTCGTCGAGCGGGAGCGGGAGCGGATCGCGTTCGTCCCCGCCCACTACTGGGACATCGCGGCCCAGTTCGACACCGGCAAGGACGAGGAGCCGACGGCGTTCAAGGCCGGGCTCGTCTCCGTGGACGGCAGGCGCGTCGCGCAGGGCCGCGACTTCGGCTCCGACGGCGCCCTGAAGACGCGGGACGCGCTGCACCTGGACGAGGCCGCCGCGACGGCCCTCGCCGAGCGCCTCCGCGGCCGCCCGTACGAGGTGAAATCGGTCGAGCGCAAGCCGTACACGCGCCGCCCGTACCCCCCGTTCCGGACGACGACCCTCCAGCAGGAGGCCAGCCGCAAGCTGAACTACTCGGCGAAGTACACGATGTCGGTGGCGCAGAAGCTGTACGAGAACGGCTTCATCACCTACATGCGAACCGACTCGATCACGCTGTCGGAGACGGCGATCACGGCGGCGCGGCGGCAGGCGGCGTCGCTGTTCGGCGGCGAGTACGTCCCTGACAAGCCGCGCGTCTACACGTCCAAGGTGAAGAACGCGCAGGAGGCGCACGAGGCGATCCGCCCGGCGGGCGAGACGTTCCGCACGCCCGCGGAGACGGGCCTGTCCGGCGACCAGTTCCGCCTGTACGAGCTGATCTGGAAGCGCACGATCGCGTCCCAGATGAAGGACGCCGCGGGCCAGTCGGTGTCGATCCGGGTCACCGGGGTGTCGACGCGGAACGAGCGCGCGGAGTTCGGCGCGACCGGCAAGACGATCACGTTCCACGGTTTCCTCAAGGCCTACGTGGAGAGCGCCGACGACCCGTCCACGGACCGCGACGACCAGGAGCGGCGGCTGCCGAACCTGGCCGAGGGCGACCCGCTGACCGCGAGCGCGGTCGACGCCGAGGGCCACTCGACCCGCCCGCCGGCCCGCTACACCGAGGCCAGCCTGGTCAAGGAGCTGGAGGAGCGGGAGATCGGGCGCCCGTCGACCTACGCCTCGATCATCGGGACGATCCTGGCGCGCGAGTACGTGTTCAAGAAGGGCACGGCGCTCGTCCCGTCGTTCCTGGCGTTCGCCGTGGTCAACCTGCTGGAGCAGCACTTCGGAAACCTGGTCGACTACGACTTCACCGCCCACATGGAGGACGGTCTCGACGAGATCGCCCGCGGCGAGGCCGAGCGCGTCCGCTGGCTGACCAGGTTCTACTTCGGCGACACCGGCGAGGAGGGACTGAAGGAGCTGGTCGGCGACATCGGCGACATCGACGCCAAGGGGATCAGCTCGTTCCCGATCAAGGGGACCGACATCATGGTGCGGGTCGGCCGGTACGGGCCGTACCTCGACCGCGACGGCGAGCGCGTCAACATCCCCGAGGACATCGCGCCGGACGAGCTGACCGCGGAGAAGGCCGAGGAGCTGTTCGCGCAGCCGTCGGGCGACCGGGAGCTCGGCACCGACCCGGAGACCGGACACATGATCGTCGCCAAGTCGGGGCGGTTCGGTCCCTACGTCACCGAGATCCTGCCCGAGCCGGCGCCCCCGGCCGACGGCAAGAAGCGGACGAAGAAGGCCGACGCCGCCAAGCCGCGCACGTCGTCGCTGTTCAAGTCGATGTCGCTCGACACGATCACGCTCGACGACGCGCTGAAGCTGCTGTCGCTGCCGCGCACGCTGGGCGAGCTGGACGGCGAGCCGGTGACCGCGCAGAACGGCCGGTTCGGCCCGTACATCAAGCGGGGCTCCGACAGCCGGTCGCTCGGCTCGGAGGACGAGCTGTTCACGGTCACGCTGGAGCGGGCGAAGGAGCTGCTGGCGCAGCCCAAGCAGCGCGGCCGCCGGGCCGCGGCCGCCGCGCCGCTGCGCGAGCTGGGCAAGGACCCGGCGAGCGGGGAGCCGGTCGTGGTGAAGGAGGGCCGGTTCGGCCCGTACGTCACCGACGGCGAGACGAACGCGAGCCTGCGCAAGGGCGACGAGGTCGAGTCGATCACGATCCAGCGCGCGGCGGAGCTGCTCGCGGAGCGCCGGGAGAAGGTCGCCGCGGGCGGCGGGAAGAAGAAGGCGGCACCGCGCCGTCGAACCTCCGCAAAGTCCGGTTCATAG
- the tmk gene encoding dTMP kinase, which translates to MTRTGAPRPHPAAPPPPGVSSLSSIGPFRRLRIALSLSSAAQWIGVPALTAMAAMLARGDGAAAQAQAIGGTLALMLLPAVVLPPVAGLLAARVDRRLMLIIADVLRLVVVVTVPLVHALPWTLAAAFLVSCLSLLWVPAARASLPALVPDEELRPAARRGATRVLYGPAPAAALLFAVLALVANGTLGAGSRADLALYVTAGLFLVSAAVVAMAGEIPATEPVAAVSPLKLIFQGPGSAAARGVGLAIAAASLTAGAVVAVARVHAGELGGGDAGYGSVLTALTVGLGFGLFLGPRVLVPFSRRRLLGLAVIAAALALVVLALVQNLVVVVFATAFLGVFAGAAWSTAKAAVHDPEAPEDARPAAYLRSVALVTVLIAFAAVPLIAAAAGSHRLDLGGGVYDAYGTGIALLVAAVLALPAGLLAYRRLDDRRGIPLVPDLRAALHGEIYTPPEQAPAAPQPVHRNRGVFIAFEGGEGAGKTTQARLAAIWLRDHGYDVVTTHEPGATKIGMRLRAMLLDRDTTGLSDRAETLLYAADRADHVANVIRPAVDRGVIVVSDRYVDSSLAYQGFGRGLPVEDIARVNAWATGGLVPDLTVLLEIPPQAGLRRLSAPADRMESESQEFHERVREGFHALAEADPDRYLILDASRPQGELSREIQYRIREILPDPVPLGTEDATSTFPVITDY; encoded by the coding sequence ATGACCAGAACGGGCGCACCCCGGCCGCACCCCGCAGCGCCACCGCCGCCGGGTGTTTCGTCGCTTTCGTCGATCGGGCCGTTCCGGCGGCTCCGGATCGCGCTGTCGCTGTCCAGTGCCGCCCAGTGGATCGGCGTGCCCGCGCTGACCGCCATGGCCGCGATGCTGGCGCGCGGCGACGGCGCCGCGGCGCAGGCGCAGGCGATCGGCGGCACGCTGGCGCTGATGTTGCTGCCGGCGGTGGTGCTCCCGCCGGTCGCCGGGCTGCTCGCCGCCCGCGTCGACCGCCGGCTGATGCTGATCATCGCGGACGTGCTGCGGCTGGTGGTCGTGGTGACGGTGCCGCTGGTGCACGCGCTGCCGTGGACGCTGGCCGCCGCGTTCCTCGTCTCGTGCCTGAGCCTGCTGTGGGTTCCGGCGGCGCGCGCGTCCCTGCCCGCGCTGGTCCCGGACGAGGAGCTGCGGCCCGCCGCCCGCCGGGGCGCGACCCGCGTGCTCTACGGCCCGGCGCCCGCCGCCGCGCTGCTGTTCGCCGTCCTCGCGCTGGTCGCGAACGGGACGCTCGGCGCCGGTTCCCGCGCCGACCTCGCCCTGTACGTGACGGCGGGCCTGTTCCTCGTCTCGGCCGCCGTCGTGGCGATGGCCGGCGAGATCCCGGCGACCGAGCCGGTCGCGGCCGTGTCGCCGCTGAAACTGATCTTCCAGGGCCCGGGCTCGGCCGCCGCGCGCGGCGTCGGGCTCGCGATCGCGGCGGCGTCGCTCACGGCGGGCGCGGTCGTGGCGGTGGCCCGCGTCCACGCCGGCGAGCTGGGCGGCGGGGACGCCGGGTACGGCTCCGTCCTGACCGCGCTCACGGTGGGGCTCGGTTTCGGGCTGTTCCTCGGGCCGCGCGTGCTCGTCCCGTTCAGCCGCCGCCGTCTCCTCGGCCTCGCGGTGATCGCCGCCGCGCTCGCGCTGGTCGTGCTCGCCCTCGTCCAGAACCTCGTCGTCGTGGTGTTCGCGACCGCGTTCCTCGGCGTCTTCGCCGGTGCCGCGTGGTCGACCGCGAAGGCGGCGGTGCACGACCCCGAGGCCCCGGAGGACGCCCGCCCGGCGGCGTACCTGCGGTCGGTCGCGCTCGTCACCGTGCTGATCGCGTTCGCCGCCGTCCCGCTGATCGCGGCGGCGGCCGGGTCCCACCGCCTCGACCTCGGCGGCGGCGTCTACGACGCCTACGGAACCGGCATCGCCCTGCTGGTCGCGGCCGTCCTCGCCCTGCCGGCCGGGCTGCTGGCGTACCGGCGGCTGGACGACCGGCGCGGCATCCCGCTCGTCCCCGACCTGCGCGCCGCCCTGCACGGCGAGATCTACACGCCGCCGGAGCAGGCGCCCGCGGCGCCGCAGCCCGTGCACCGCAACCGCGGCGTGTTCATCGCGTTCGAGGGCGGGGAGGGCGCGGGCAAGACGACGCAGGCGCGGCTCGCCGCGATCTGGCTCCGCGACCACGGCTACGACGTGGTGACCACGCACGAGCCGGGCGCCACCAAGATCGGGATGCGGCTGCGCGCGATGCTGCTGGACCGCGACACCACCGGCCTGTCCGACCGCGCCGAGACCCTGCTGTACGCCGCCGACCGCGCCGACCACGTCGCCAACGTGATCAGGCCAGCGGTGGACCGCGGCGTGATCGTGGTCAGCGACCGCTACGTCGACTCGTCCCTGGCCTACCAGGGCTTCGGCCGGGGGTTGCCGGTGGAGGACATCGCCCGCGTCAACGCCTGGGCGACCGGCGGCCTCGTCCCTGACCTGACCGTCCTGCTGGAGATCCCGCCGCAGGCGGGCCTGCGGCGGCTGTCGGCCCCCGCCGACCGCATGGAGTCGGAGTCGCAGGAGTTCCACGAGCGGGTCCGCGAGGGCTTCCACGCCCTCGCCGAGGCCGACCCGGACCGCTACCTGATCCTGGACGCGAGCCGCCCGCAGGGCGAGCTGAGCCGGGAGATCCAGTACCGCATCCGGGAGATCCTGCCCGACCCCGTCCCGCTCGGCACCGAGGACGCCACGAGCACGTTCCCGGTCATCACCGACTACTGA